Proteins from a genomic interval of Phyllopteryx taeniolatus isolate TA_2022b chromosome 3, UOR_Ptae_1.2, whole genome shotgun sequence:
- the LOC133474592 gene encoding leukocyte surface antigen CD53-like — protein sequence MTHGCLKCLKYTMCVANFLCFMSGVAVLGFGVYMLMNFKLTALTPSLANFNLANMLLISGIIISCVSFLGFLGALKENRCLLLTFFLMLFFLLLVQLTAACLLLLYEKDIADWGERDLNDGLKEAKGKNPGEFRSEWDLVQKTFDCCGVYNVSDWGDNVPESCCLKDCTGPPHTPQYRSTGCLDKLRTWFEENFLSTGISVIVLCIIEVLGMCFAMTLFCHISRSGLGYKL from the exons ATGACCCACGGCTGCCTCAAGTGTTTAAAGTACACCATGTGTGTCGCcaactttctttgtttt ATGTCTGGCGTGGCAGTGCTAGGCTTTGGCGTGTACATGCTGATGAACTTCAAACTGACTGCACTCACACCTTCCTTGGCCAACTTCAATTTAGCCAACATGTTGCTGATCAGCGGCATCATCATCTCGTGTGTTTCCTTCCTCGGCTTCCTGGGAGCTCTGAAGGAGAACCGCTGTCTCCTGCTGACG TTCTTCCTGATGCTCTTCTTCCTGCTGCTGGTGCAGCTGACTGCTGCATGCTTGCTTCTCCTCTACGAAAAAGAT ATTGCTGACTGGGGAGAGCGTGATCTGAACGACGGTTTAAAGGAAGCAAAAGGGAAAAATCCTGGGGAGTTCCGCAGTGAGTGGGATCTGGTTCAGAAAACG TTTGATTGCTGCGGGGTGTACAATGTGTCAGACTGGGGAGACAATGTGCCTGAATCTTGCTGCCTTAAAGATTGTACTGGGCCACCACATACGCCACAATACAGATCGACG GGCTGTTTGGACAAACTGAGGACCTGGTTTGAAGAAAATTTCCTAAGCACTGGGATTTCCGTCATTGTCCTCTGCATtattgag GTCTTGGGAATGTGTTTCGCCATGACACTGTTCTGCCACATCAGCAGATCTGGACTGGGCTACAAGTTGTAG